One genomic window of Salvia miltiorrhiza cultivar Shanhuang (shh) chromosome 4, IMPLAD_Smil_shh, whole genome shotgun sequence includes the following:
- the LOC131022928 gene encoding uncharacterized protein LOC131022928 has protein sequence MDYDGTTDPEVHLNRFEGLVTLHMYTEGIKCCIFSTTLTGPAQLWFGTLAPNSIRSFEELQMRFLRQFACSRRVGKSALSLMDIKQDENETLREYTSRFNLAALEVPEAESQIKNCAYVRGLKPGLFFDELQIRPARDFDDIMSRLPGYLQLEDARMARKAEHDKHKAKRAEEAPKRQRHQDRAPFRGLPPRVLKEY, from the coding sequence ATGGACTACGATGGTACTACTGATCCGGAAGTACACCTCAACCGGTTCGAGGGACTGGTTACTCTTCACATGTatactgagggcatcaagtgtTGTATATTCTCCACCACACTGACTGGACCTGCTCAGCTGTGGTTTGGGACGCTCGCCCCAAATTCCATCCGTTCGTTTGAAGAATTACAAATGCGTTTCCTAAGGCAGTTTGCATGCTCGCGAAGAGTTGGAAAGTCAGCCCTTTCCctgatggatatcaaacaaGACGAGAATGAAACATTGCGGGAGTATACTTCCAGGTttaatctcgctgctctggaggtgccagaggcggaatcTCAAATCAAAAATTGTGCCTACGTCAGAGGGCTCAAGCCGGGGCTCTTCTTTGATGAGCTGCAAATCAGACCGGCCAGGGACTTCGACGATATCATGTCTAGACTACCAGGGTATTtacagttggaggatgccagGATGGCAAGGAAAGCTGAACATGACAAACACAAGGCTAAAAGAGCCGAGGAAGCACCAAAGAGGCAGCGACACCAGGATAGGGCCCCTTTCAGAGGGTTACCCCCGAGGgtactgaaggaatattaa
- the LOC131022544 gene encoding glycerol-3-phosphate acyltransferase 1-like, with amino-acid sequence MLQSHYEAQEIRPPPPPHPSLSKFSPRGGRVSLVCDIHRCLLRSPSFFPYFMLVAFEGGGPLRALLLLLSCPLLLLLDYETKMRAMIFITFCGMRQRDAESVSRAVLPKFYLENLNLHAFAALDSAGYRAVFTAVPRVMVEHFLKEYLAVDSVVGTELRCAGEFFTGLVSPAGLVVKHRAVKEMFGDKRPDVGIGASTLHDHFMISLCKESYVITREDNAKSSAIMPRSRYPKPLVFHDGRLAFLPTPAASLAMFLWLPFGILLAVFRLFIGICLPYHLSILLGTATGIDLRVFGAAPPPSADGGGVLYVCSHRTLLDPVFLSTALRKPLTAVTYSLSKMSEIMAPIRTVRLTRDRWRDGATMQRLLAEGDLVVCPEGTTCREPYLLRFSSLFTDVADEIVPVAVDTEVGMFYGTTAGGMKWLDPIFFLMNPRPVYGIRILEKVPRQLTCAGGRTAHEVANYIQRELGASLGFECTNLTRKDKYLMLVGNDGVVKKKETKNS; translated from the exons ATGCTACAAAGCCACTATGAAGCTCAAGAAATCCGCCCCCCTCCGCCGCCGCACCCCAGCCTCTCCAAATTCAGCCCCCGCGGGGGCCGGGTGTCGCTCGTCTGCGACATCCACCGCTGCCTCCTGCGATCGCCCTCCTTCTTCCCCTACTTCATGCTCGTCGCCTTCGAGGGCGGCGGCCCCCTCCGcgccctcctcctcctcctctcgtgcccgctcctcctcctcctcgacTACGAGACCAAGATGCGCGCCATGATCTTCATCACGTTCTGCGGCATGCGGCAGCGCGACGCCGAGAGCGTCTCGAGAGCGGTGCTGCCGAAATTCTACCTCGAGAACCTCAACCTCCACGCCTTCGCGGCCCTGGATTCCGCCGGATATAGGGCCGTCTTCACCGCCGTGCCCAGGGTCATGGTGGAGCACTTCCTAAAGGAGTATCTTGCCGTCGATTCGGTCGTCGGGACCGAGCTCCGCTGCGCCGGAGAATTCTTCACCGGCTTGGTCTCGCCCGCCGGCTTGGTCGTGAAGCACAGAGCTGTGAAGGAGATGTTCGGCGACAAGAGGCCCGATGTCGGCATCGGAGCCTCCACGCTTCATGATCATTTCATGATCTCTCTCTGCAAG GAATCATATGTCATAACAAGAGAAGACAACGCCAAAAGCAGCGCAATAATGCCAAGAAGCCGATACCCAAAACCCCTAGTCTTCCACGACGGCCGGCTGGCGTTCCTTCCGACGCCGGCGGCGTCGCTCGCGATGTTCTTGTGGCTCCCGTTTGGGATCCTCCTTGCCGTCTTCCGCCTCTTCATTGGCATCTGCCTCCCCTACCACCTCTCCATCCTCCTCGGCACCGCCACCGGCATCGACCTCCGTGTCTTCGGTGCCGCGCCACCACCGTCCGCCGACGGCGGGGGCGTCCTCTACGTGTGCAGCCACCGCACCCTCCTCGATCCGGTCTTTCTTAGCACTGCCCTCCGCAAGCCCCTCACCGCCGTGACCTACAGCCTGAGCAAGATGTCGGAGATCATGGCGCCAATCCGTACGGTGCGGCTGACGCGCGATCGGTGGCGCGACGGCGCGACGATGCAGCGGCTGCTGGCGGAGGGCGACTTGGTGGTGTGCCCCGAGGGGACGACGTGTCGGGAGCCGTACCTGCTCCGGTTCAGCTCGCTGTTCACGGATGTCGCCGACGAGATCGTGCCGGTGGCGGTGGACACGGAGGTGGGGATGTTCTATGGCACGACGGCCGGCGGAATGAAGTGGTTGGACCCGATCTTCTTCCTCATGAATCCGAGGCCGGTGTACGGCATTCGGATCCTGGAGAAGGTGCCGAGGCAGCTGACGTGCGCCGGGGGGAGGACGGCGCACGAGGTGGCGAATTATATACAAAGGGAGTTGGGGGCATCGCTAGGGTTTGAGTGCACCAATTTGACGAGGAAGGATAAGTATTTGATGCTGGTTGGGAACGATGGGGTGGTCAAGAAGAAGGAGACCAAGAATTCATAG
- the LOC131022927 gene encoding uncharacterized protein LOC131022927, whose amino-acid sequence MNKAQPLDCRYLAENNSSLAYNVEIPERNVEASRPFDAEEVDAGALVRRGRHSSVGDVTGTREEDIQVVDITDEERQEGLKKVGKFSEPARRSAGGVKILPPTGDKGKGPAKKSAGSSKALPSAGGKGKGKAVVPSADEPEDLVPGPISSLTGQKLIDALIARVHSQDQEKMEALTRGALATKLCQLALQMESGIWGAVKCIHDYDVSEKEREKEQADVAKRDDDVAGVVERLSKAEAEVIELKAKLAQMEVEKASLASELSRATKEGHECLARFKAGYERDYEEARRGWKRILVEAQNRAYVLGARDQRLEYFLSPRGQHFLGMMLEGTLESFKKTPEYLEDFGPLFAYEAAKLLDLGVRLPQPVETGPLPVFTEKTVSGHASASGAPSPIPSASAPVSSAVAPAVSVPPS is encoded by the exons atgaataaggcccaaCCTCTAGACTGTAGGTATCTGGCCGAGAACAACTCCTCTCTGgcatataatg TTGAGATCCCAGAGAGAAATGTGGAAGCTTCGCGCCCCTTTGatgcggaggaagttgatgcgggGGCCCTTGTTCGCAGGGGTAGACACTCCAGCGTTGGTGATGTCACTGGCACCcgtgaagaagatatccaagtcgtggatattactgatgag gagaggCAGGAGGGCCTAAAAAAGGTTGGCAAGTTCTCAGAGCCAGCGAGGAGgtctgctggtggtgtgaaGATTCTCCCTCCTACTGGGGACAAGGGCAaagggccagcgaagaagtcagcTGGTAGTTCCAAGGCTCTCCCCTCTgccggtggaaagggtaagggcaaagctgtggtgccctcggctgacgaaccagaggatcttgttcctgggccgatttcgagtctGACGGGGCAGAAATTAATTGATGctttgatagctcgtgtccattcTCAGGATCAGGAAAAGATGGAGGCGCTGACGCGCGGGGCTTTGGCTACTAAGTTGTGCCAgctggctcttcag ATGGAATCCGGGATCTGGGGAGCTGTCAAGTGTATTCATGATTATGATGTGTctgaaaaagagagagagaaagagcaagCGGACGTCGCTAAACGCGATGATGATGTTGCTGGAGTTGTGGAGCGCCTAAGCAAGGCTGAAGCGGAGGTTATTGAGTTGAAAGCTAAATTAGCTCAgatggaggtggagaaggcGTCCTTGGCCTCCGAATTGTCGAGGGCCACAAAAGAGGGCCATGAATGCCTGGCCAGGTTTAAAGCTGGTTATGAAAGAGACTACGAAGAAGCCAGGCGGGGCTGGAAAAGGATACTTGTGGAAGCTCAGAACCGTGCGTACGTCCTGGGGgctcgagatcaacgcctggagtacTTCTTGTCTCCACGAGGCCAACACTTCCTGGGGatgatgctggaaggcactctggagtctttcaaaaagactcccgaatacTTGGAAGATTTCGGACCTCTTtttgcttat GAAGCTGCCAAGTTGTTGGATTTGGGAGTGCGTCTTCCCCAACCGGTGGAGACTGGTCCGTTGCCCGTGTTCACAGAGAAGACCGTTTCTGGCCATGCCTCTGCAAGTGGTGCCCCTTCCCCAATTCCATCTGCTTCTGCCCCTGTCTCCTCTGCTGTTGCCCCAGCTGTCTCTGTTCCTCCCTCTTGA